DNA sequence from the Malus domestica chromosome 06, GDT2T_hap1 genome:
CACGCCTACTTCTGAGCTTTTGTAGTTAGATGCACCGTCAACATGCAAATGCTAAAAGTCTCCATCAGGTGGAGCATGTGTGGCTAGAGCGTGCTAGGCTATCTCCAGGGCGTCGTTGGGCCACTTTGTTGCTTCCCTTATTCTAGACGTCAAGGCGAGGTAGGGAACCATGGAGTTGGGGCTGTGTTAAACGTAGCAGGGGACTCTCAACTACCAATTTCAAGCCACTCTATGGTTGAATTATAAAGCAAGGGTCGGCTGGGGCCGTGAGACGTGCAGCCAAATGTGGTGCTCAACCGCCgatacatgttgctcctatgtaaaatcttttagggtgacaaggacaaaacttgcttctgaGTGTGTCCTTCCAAGGTTCATCTACCCTTGGCGTGTCTTTTGGGTCGAGTtattgcgttcgtcagaaaactttgtaTTTGCCAGGGTCTACACCTTTATCGTCGTGTGTCTTGATTGGGCAAAATAGTGCATTATGAGGATGACTGTGtgtatttgaaaataaaacttgagctttcgggttgcaacaactatcgctaaagttagcttttgaatttctgatagCATCGAagagagcttttaaactgtggaatacatGTAGTTGGGCCCCCAACTATTCTcatatgatggtagagcttattgctactttagatattGCCATGTAGATGTATAAATCCCATTTGTGAGatatttcttcaagtcttggaaGGCTTTTTCACATTCTTCACCCCATTTGTCTCGTTGTGCCCTCTTGATAGCTTGGAATGAAAAACTTGCATCGATCGGTGGACCGCGAAAGGAGACGGTTGAGGGTAGCTGCTCGTCCagtcaagctttggatctccttcaaaGTAGTTGGAGACTTCATCTCCAAGACCGCTCAAATCTGCTTGGGATGCGCTTcaattcctcgttgggttactaaGTACCCTAGAAATTGGCCCGAAGATACTCCAAATGTGCATTGGTagggttgagcttcatcttgtactttctaaAGATGTCGAAAGTTTTCACCAAGTTACGAATATGGTTTGATCGCTGCTTACCCTTTACCATAATATTGTCAACATAGACCTCTAAAGTTACCCTAATTTGTTTCTTGAACATCATACTTACTAACCTTTGATAAGTGGCTCCTGTGTTCTTaaggccaaagggcatgaccttgtagcagtaggtgCCCCGCTCGATCACGAACGTAGTTTTCTCCTTATTGGGCTCAtacatggctatttggttgtaaCCGGAATATGTGTCTAAGAAGCTAAACAGCTGGTTCCCAAAAGTTGAACCTACTAATAGATAGATCCAAGGACAGGATAAGGAtcttttgggcatgctttgttgaggtcggtgtagtctacgcaaacctttaattttctcttttctttcttcatgACTAGTATGACATTGGCAAGCCATGCTGAgtgtgctacctcttctatgaatTCGGCCTCTAATAGCTTGTCAATTTCTGCCTCAATGATCGCTACTCGTTCGAGTACGAAATGTCTTCTCTTTTGGATCACCGGTTTGGCAGTGGGGTCAATGTGCAGCTTGTGGCAGGCTACCTTGGGGTCAATGTCGGGCATATCGGATGGTGACCATGCGAAGACATCTAGGTTTCCTCTAAGGAAAGTcgtgagttcttccttctcggTTGGGCTTAGTCGTGAGCCAATTCTAGCCATCTTTTCCGACCAATgaggatcaagaatgatgtttTCAACGTCCTCTTCGGGTTTCCCTCCTATCTCGTCTGCTTGGGTGCCATCTTCTTGATCCACTTGTTGTAATTGCTATTTTGTAGCTTCTTTGTCCTTTTGGACTTCGGTAGCCTCTATAAgggtaaaggtcttcttctttaattcattcaacATTTGCACAGTGCATTATCGAGATGAGGCCTAGTCAGACTTGATCTCTCCGACTCCTCATCTCAGGATGCGGAATCAgattttttgatacttgacgGAAGTGATGGCATCCAGGTTGATCAACCAAGGGCTCATaagaatcccattgtagggagaTGGATCGCTTTTGATCAGGAACATTTGCTTTGAGACGACTGGAAATGTTTTCACGTCAAGTGTGATATGGCCGATGCCAGTTGAGGTGTGTCCGTTAATCTAGTAAGTACTTCTGCTCGATGTATGATTATGCTTTCTAGGCCCATCTTCTAAATGAATGGGAGTTAAAGTAGGTTGACTAcacttccattgtcaaccatcatcCTGTCAACTATAGCATGGGCTAGTTAGACAGATACTACTAGCGCATCGTCGTGTGGGAAATCGATGTCTTCTGCATCCAGCTTAGTAAAGCTAATAATGAGTCCAGGTTGGGTATCGACTGTTGGGACTTGTGAGATTAGTAAAGCCTACTAGATCTTCCTTTTTGAAGTTATTAGTGGCCCCCAAGTGCTCAGATTTGGGGAAAATGCCATTGATTCGAATCATCTTGGTTGGCAGCTCCTCATCATTATCTGCATTCCTTCTTGGCTGCGCAGCTGGCTTGTCCAAGTATTTATCGACTTTGCCTTCACGAGCTTCTCTAGGAagttcttccaagtgtagcagtcGTCAGTTGTGAGACCAGGACCTTGGTGGAATGCGCAATACTTGGTAtggtccaacttggaagtatctcctTTTGATTGTTTTGGCAACTTGAACCATGGCTCGTTCTTAATATCataaaggatttgatgaatcggaaTTGAGAACTTGGAATAGTTTTTTGTTATCGAGCCTTCTTTAGTTGTGTGTCGGTCTCTATGCTTGGCCTCTTGCCTACTCTTACTGGGCTGCTTCCCGTCTTCCTTCCTTTGAGTCACTGCTGACTATTTTCAAGGCTGCTCGGGTGCCTTTTCTGCTCATTGAGCcttgtcccaaagtgcatgcttctctaccAGGGCAAAGGAATCTGCTAGAGTTAGGTATTTtttcatgatcatttctccaaacagtgggtggtctgctgggaatcctttttggaaggctgcacttGCTATCGAGTGATCGCATCTGACGATCTtcgccttctctactttgaacctcttcacgtaGTGGTGgagtgactcctttgggtttttctttacgTTGAACAAGTGATCAGACTTTTTCTTGATCAAGCGGTAAGATAAGTATTCTTTGGTTAAAGccaaggaaagatcatcaaaattctGGATAGATCGTGGTGGAAAGGTgtgaaaccaatcttgtgcctcgccttgtagagtggtggcgaatattttgcacataagggTGTCATTGTTCCGATAAAGGACCATCGCGTTTTGGTAGTGCTTCAAGTGCCTCTCTGGATTTCCATCtactttgaaagatgtgaagtgCAGCGTGCTAAACTTGCATGGAAGCTTTACCTGCTCAATCTCGCCCGTGAAAGGTGACCTACTTATGTTGGTTATATCCTGCCTTAGTGCTTCATCATCCATTTTGTTGCGTCGAAAATCACGCATCCGTTTATTGAAAAGTCTTTCTGCCTCTTCTTagatttgcctttgttggggtagcggagctcttggCTACCCTTGGTCTTGACCTGCTGTTCTAGGTTGCTCTTTTACACGCTGGGCTTATTTATGTCACGGCTGCGGTATATGAGATAGAATCCTAGCAGGTGAAGGGTTTCTTCGCAAGTTACTGGTTGAACTTGAACCAAATTAAGTGATTGCTTCTTTCCATTCGCCATGCTGCCTGCTCCGATGTAATGTGGCTAATGCTCATTGCGGGCCTAACTGCGAATGAATGTTTTGCTTAGAaggctgctcatgttgattatcagagCATGGcctcaaccgtgaatgtatactTGTTTGTGGGCCTAGTCAAGAATGCACTCTCCTCCGTGCACTAAGACGGGAATATACGCtgtctcgggggcccaatcgaaAGTGTACATTGCCCGAATGcttatacgctatctcgggggcctaaTCGAAAGTGTACACTGCCCGAATGGTTGATTTGTGGTTGGTTGAGTGGCTGCATGACAAGACGCTAGTTGAGAGGTTCCTCGtctacccttgtcctacttcgggacacttCATCTAGGGCACGTTGAATCTCGGTgcattgcaaaagttgatttacCAAGGTCGTCTGTCGTGCCATggtgctcgtcaactctatgacttgttgggacaagtgttgttcaccattcggattggaagagcttggatggAATGTGCCTCCTTGAGCAGTAAAATAATAGTAGGCCCAGGgaacgagatttgagttgggaaatgtcaaattcatggagaaatgtggtgaaaatgcccccggctcgatgatTGGTCGAGATGGTCTTGGGCCAACTTGGGCTACTTGGTGGGAACAAGCGGGGCCATGAGAGTGAGCTGCTCGGTGCATGATGCATGCGAGAGTGAGGCTCAGGTCGTGGCCTTAGTGCCGTAAGCCTCCTTGGATAGCACAGCTCGGGCCATGGTGAAAGCTGGACCTCGCCACGTGTGGCTACTGAGGTAGCCACCGcagtggttcccatggtggaaactcgtagtggtggtgccgctccacttattgtcgcatttagcctcatggATCGCTATGGTCCCATTCCTTggatattggaattttcactcgtggaattttctaaatttctagccattgtattcttcttttacgttttatcaaagaatctttgcaaataaaaaattctaataataaaaacGTACGAAAAAATACAAGTGGagtagaaaatagagaaaaaccttttttatgcgagagtcttctacgagtgtggatttcttctctcaatgaaagcaccaatttgtggatgcaaatttccgccttcttcttcttggacaaaattgtacctacaaaacaaataacaccttaggtcaaggccaagagcctcatgtgCCCATGATGAAtagggctttggccgaagaacctccgatgccaaagttagaattttgagggaaaagtgttcagaGAGTTTTTGGAATTTTGCAAGAGAATGAGAAATCATTTTTGGGAGAGAATGGTGAGCTATATATAGGGATATGGCCAGCCCTATTAGGAGAATAAGGACTGGCCATTTAGGTATTTTTTAGGTGTAAATTGTGGTTAATTagccattaatagattaattaggtaataaaactattaattaactaattaacatattttgaaagaaattatttgGGGAGTTATGGAATGATTAAGATAATTAGCTAATTGACTagctaaaaaagggaaaatgaggtaaaaaaatatatggaatgaaataggttttgggagttaccttgtagaagggatttgatgagataggttttgaattgttacctattttgggcacttttgacttggttgagggatgattACCCGCTGCTCGCGCATAGGAATCCTattatgcctcaagggtatttttgtcctcttttatccaaaaatccacgtgccGCCTTGTGAtaatttttggctccacaattgTTACAACAGCACAAAAACTATGAAAAATATGTTTGCAATG
Encoded proteins:
- the LOC139196811 gene encoding uncharacterized protein; translated protein: MRDFRRNKMDDEALRQDITNISRSPFTGEIEQVKLPCKFSTLHFTSFKVDGNPERHLKHYQNAMVLYRNNDTLMCKIFATTLQGEAQDWFHTFPPRSIQNFDDLSLALTKEYLSYRLIKKKSDHLFNVKKNPKESLHHYVKRFKVEKAKIVRCDHSIASAAFQKGFPADHPLFGEMIMKKYLTLADSFALVEKHALWDKAQ